From Moraxella sp. K1664, one genomic window encodes:
- the secB gene encoding protein-export chaperone SecB, translating into MADEQTAPQLGLERIYVKDISLEVPSAEVFTKEWQPELDIGLTTTSSDLDEDHKEVVLTVSVTAKNAGSTAFIAEVQQAGIFLLRNIPEADMPHLLNAYCPNVLFPYAREVISDIIARGSFPQLLLAPVNFDQAFLQSQAQAEGNA; encoded by the coding sequence ATGGCTGACGAACAAACCGCCCCACAACTGGGTTTAGAGCGTATCTATGTCAAAGACATCTCACTTGAAGTTCCAAGTGCCGAAGTGTTCACCAAAGAGTGGCAACCTGAGCTGGACATCGGTCTGACCACCACCAGCTCTGACCTAGACGAAGACCACAAAGAAGTGGTATTGACCGTGAGCGTTACCGCCAAAAATGCAGGTAGCACCGCATTCATCGCTGAGGTACAACAAGCAGGTATTTTCTTGCTACGCAATATCCCAGAGGCGGACATGCCACATCTATTGAACGCCTACTGCCCGAACGTGCTGTTCCCTTATGCTCGTGAGGTCATCAGCGACATCATCGCTCGTGGTAGCTTCCCACAACTTCTGCTTGCTCCTGTCAATTTTGACCAAGCGTTCCTACAAAGCCAAGCCCAAGCCGAAGGCAATGCCTAA
- the grxC gene encoding glutaredoxin 3 encodes MKPVTIYVKQTCPYCINAKRLLEHKGVMYTEFDVTKMSETELEEVAVKTNHYRTVPKIFIGDTFIGGFDNLNKLDREGKLDEMLSA; translated from the coding sequence ATGAAACCTGTAACCATTTATGTCAAACAAACCTGCCCCTATTGCATTAACGCCAAGCGACTGCTAGAACATAAGGGCGTGATGTACACTGAGTTTGACGTAACCAAGATGAGCGAGACAGAGCTTGAAGAAGTTGCCGTTAAGACCAATCATTACCGCACCGTGCCAAAGATTTTTATTGGCGACACCTTTATCGGCGGTTTTGATAACCTAAACAAACTAGACAGAGAAGGTAAACTTGACGAGATGTTAAGTGCCTAA
- a CDS encoding rhodanese-like domain-containing protein has protein sequence MERWFEFMGNHPFLFGLLFVLAIMFFSIESKRSGKKIAPQALGLLVNNDNATLIDIRPANKFATGHIAGSRNIPFTELKNHLSELQAMTAPIVFICDIGMQAGMAVQLVAKPNAMRLEGGIANYQAQGLPLVGVKTTKK, from the coding sequence ATGGAGCGTTGGTTTGAGTTTATGGGCAATCACCCGTTTTTATTCGGGCTACTCTTTGTCCTTGCCATCATGTTTTTTAGTATTGAGAGTAAACGTAGCGGTAAAAAAATCGCCCCCCAAGCGTTGGGGCTACTGGTCAATAACGACAATGCGACGTTGATTGATATTCGCCCTGCCAATAAATTTGCCACAGGGCACATCGCAGGCTCTCGCAACATTCCTTTTACCGAGCTAAAAAATCATCTGTCCGAGTTACAAGCGATGACCGCCCCCATTGTCTTTATCTGTGATATCGGTATGCAGGCAGGCATGGCGGTGCAACTGGTTGCCAAGCCCAATGCCATGCGACTAGAAGGGGGTATTGCCAATTATCAAGCACAAGGCTTGCCACTGGTTGGCGTAAAAACAACCAAAAAATAA
- the rsgA gene encoding ribosome small subunit-dependent GTPase A — protein sequence MSLIRKRKLTKNQTRQIQKNQETIIDDGTFATGVVVSHFGKQLDVQITALPDIMPQTALALGQIWRCHVRTNLPMLTTGDTVKFSIDDVAGTGRIEQLLPRTTLITRPDRYHKVKPVASNVAILAIIFAPLPKPATGLIDRYILVARLAGVTPLLVLNKADLLDEHPDVVQIYQEYQALGERYGFDVIQSSSMDRTGLDTLMSHITGKLAIFAGQSGVGKSSLINQILPHAEQSTNIISVGSQLGQHTTTTSRLLAYDVSDLTQGGIIDTPGIREYGIWHLSADDILKGFDELNDLHGACQFRDCSHAPNAKGCAFWQAVADGAVLSRRVESFNGLVAEARQGASVIK from the coding sequence ATGTCCCTTATCCGTAAACGCAAACTCACCAAAAACCAAACTCGCCAAATCCAAAAAAACCAAGAAACCATCATCGATGACGGCACTTTTGCCACAGGGGTGGTGGTGTCGCATTTTGGCAAACAGTTAGATGTGCAAATCACCGCCTTGCCTGACATCATGCCACAGACAGCGTTGGCACTCGGGCAGATATGGCGGTGTCATGTTCGCACCAATTTGCCCATGCTGACCACAGGCGATACGGTCAAGTTTAGCATTGATGATGTTGCAGGTACAGGACGCATTGAACAGCTACTGCCACGCACGACCCTAATCACTCGCCCTGACCGTTATCATAAAGTCAAGCCTGTCGCCAGTAACGTGGCGATTTTGGCGATTATTTTTGCTCCTTTACCAAAGCCTGCCACAGGGCTGATTGACCGTTATATTCTTGTGGCACGACTGGCGGGCGTTACGCCCCTGCTTGTGCTAAATAAGGCGGATTTGTTAGATGAACACCCCGATGTGGTGCAGATTTATCAAGAATATCAAGCACTTGGGGAGCGATACGGCTTTGATGTTATCCAAAGTTCAAGCATGGACAGGACGGGGTTAGATACCCTGATGTCGCACATCACAGGCAAACTTGCCATTTTTGCAGGGCAGTCAGGGGTGGGTAAATCAAGCCTAATCAACCAAATCCTGCCCCATGCCGAGCAGTCCACGAACATCATCTCGGTAGGCTCGCAGTTGGGTCAGCACACCACGACCACCAGTCGCCTTCTCGCCTATGATGTGAGTGATTTGACCCAAGGCGGGATTATTGACACTCCTGGTATTCGTGAATATGGCATTTGGCATTTGTCGGCAGATGATATTTTAAAGGGGTTTGATGAGTTAAATGATTTGCATGGGGCGTGCCAATTTCGAGATTGTAGCCATGCCCCCAACGCCAAAGGCTGTGCGTTTTGGCAGGCGGTGGCGGACGGGGCGGTGCTGTCTCGGCGTGTGGAGAGCTTTAATGGGCTGGTCGCAGAAGCCAGGCAAGGGGCAAGTGTGATAAAATAG
- a CDS encoding LysE family transporter translates to MGCGSKRHVFWVCLTCFLCDAVLISAGVLGFGTLIGQSKTALLSLAVVGVLFLFWYGLRAFKSAWQGGANLMVSAESDEDGGGKSIKQSVGITLALTLLNPHVYLDTLVLVGSIASPLTADQKQLFLLGAVGASGVWFFGLGYGARLLIPLFSKPKTWQMLDTLIGVVMWAIALGLIKYAYGVWVG, encoded by the coding sequence TTGGGGTGCGGTTCAAAACGGCACGTTTTTTGGGTGTGTCTGACCTGCTTTTTGTGCGATGCGGTGCTGATAAGTGCAGGCGTACTGGGATTTGGCACGCTCATCGGACAGAGCAAGACTGCCTTGCTGAGCCTTGCCGTGGTTGGCGTGCTGTTTTTATTTTGGTATGGCTTGCGTGCGTTCAAATCAGCTTGGCAGGGTGGGGCAAATCTTATGGTGTCGGCTGAAAGTGATGAAGATGGCGGTGGCAAGAGCATCAAGCAGAGCGTGGGCATCACCTTGGCACTGACCCTACTAAACCCCCATGTTTATCTGGACACGTTAGTGCTTGTCGGGAGTATCGCATCCCCTTTGACCGCCGACCAAAAACAGTTATTCTTGCTGGGAGCGGTTGGAGCGTCAGGGGTGTGGTTCTTTGGTTTGGGCTATGGGGCAAGGCTACTGATACCGTTATTTAGTAAGCCCAAAACATGGCAAATGCTAGACACGCTCATTGGTGTGGTGATGTGGGCGATTGCACTGGGGCTGATAAAATATGCTTATGGGGTGTGGGTAGGTTAA